One Devosia lacusdianchii genomic window carries:
- a CDS encoding ABC transporter ATP-binding protein, which translates to MQPDNAPLLSVENLEVHFPIRAGVLQRQVGAVKAVDGVSFTLGRGETLSLVGESGCGKSTTGLALMGLVKPTGGQVNFDGQAIRGFGRAQLKSYRRRMQIVFQDPFSSLNPRQRVRDIIRAPLDIHKVGTMAERKDRVAELMERVGLRPDQAENFPHQFSGGQRQRIGIARALALKPDVIVCDEPVSALDVSVQAQILNLLSDLQRDLGVSYLAVSHDLGVVEYISHRVAVMYLGRIVEIAPKAKLFANPTHPYTELLMRSAPSLDPRNRHQFSASNDDIPSATRKPSGCAFHTRCPLATDLCKRVDPELTARDDGRLVACHHK; encoded by the coding sequence ATGCAGCCTGATAATGCACCGCTCCTCAGCGTCGAAAATCTCGAAGTTCACTTTCCCATTCGGGCCGGCGTGCTCCAGCGCCAGGTCGGCGCGGTCAAGGCCGTTGATGGCGTAAGCTTCACCCTAGGGCGCGGCGAAACCCTGAGCCTTGTTGGCGAAAGCGGCTGCGGCAAATCCACGACCGGCCTTGCGCTGATGGGACTGGTCAAGCCGACCGGCGGTCAGGTCAATTTCGACGGCCAGGCGATCCGCGGCTTTGGGCGCGCTCAGCTCAAGAGCTACCGCCGCCGCATGCAGATCGTGTTCCAGGACCCGTTCTCGTCGCTCAATCCGCGCCAGCGCGTGCGCGACATCATCCGCGCACCGCTCGATATCCATAAGGTCGGCACCATGGCCGAGCGGAAGGATCGTGTCGCCGAGCTGATGGAGCGCGTCGGCCTGCGGCCCGATCAGGCCGAGAACTTCCCGCACCAATTCTCCGGTGGTCAGCGCCAGCGCATCGGCATTGCCCGCGCCCTGGCGCTCAAGCCCGACGTCATCGTCTGCGACGAGCCGGTTTCGGCCCTCGACGTCTCGGTGCAGGCGCAGATCCTCAACCTGCTAAGTGACCTGCAACGCGATCTCGGCGTTTCCTATCTGGCCGTCTCGCACGATCTGGGCGTGGTCGAATACATCTCGCACCGCGTCGCCGTCATGTATCTGGGCCGCATCGTCGAAATCGCGCCCAAGGCCAAGCTCTTCGCCAATCCGACCCATCCCTATACTGAACTGCTGATGCGCTCGGCCCCTTCGCTCGATCCGCGCAATCGCCACCAGTTCAGCGCCAGCAACGACGACATCCCGAGCGCGACCAGGAAGCCCTCGGGCTGTGCCTTCCACACCCGCTGCCCGCTCGCCACGGATCTGTGCAAGCGCGTCGATCCCGAGCTGACCGCGCGCGACGACGGCCGCCTCGTCGCCTGCCACCACAAATAG
- the phnE gene encoding phosphonate ABC transporter, permease protein PhnE, translating into MQTVTQADIARLKSINPALLRRPWGQSARDWGLWLVFAAVLAFGLWWIDASPLRVFDGLSKLGMLVRLMLPPWPGESFFDFCYAILETLAMAFLGTLIAAVIALPLGFLGAKNIVPNWLFHFSLRRVFDGFRGIDGLVWALIFVSAVGMGPFAGVLAIAVGDVMVFGKLFAEAIENVDRKSVDGVRAAGGSDTHAVRLGVFPQVLPVMISHVLYFFESNVRSATILGIVGAGGIGLQLSDRIRINNWHEAAFIILMILVTVAVIDAISMRIRARIINDKPSA; encoded by the coding sequence ATGCAAACCGTCACGCAAGCCGATATCGCCCGCCTCAAGAGCATCAATCCAGCGTTGCTGCGTCGGCCCTGGGGTCAGAGCGCGCGCGACTGGGGCCTGTGGCTTGTCTTCGCGGCCGTTCTGGCCTTCGGCCTCTGGTGGATCGACGCGTCGCCGCTGCGGGTGTTCGACGGGCTGTCCAAGCTTGGGATGCTGGTGCGGCTGATGCTGCCGCCGTGGCCGGGCGAGAGCTTCTTTGACTTCTGCTATGCAATCCTCGAAACGCTGGCCATGGCCTTTTTAGGCACGCTGATCGCCGCGGTGATTGCCCTGCCGCTCGGGTTCCTGGGCGCCAAGAATATCGTGCCCAATTGGCTGTTCCATTTCAGCCTGCGCCGCGTCTTCGATGGCTTTCGTGGCATTGACGGGCTGGTCTGGGCGCTGATCTTCGTGTCGGCGGTCGGCATGGGGCCATTCGCGGGCGTGCTGGCTATCGCGGTTGGCGACGTCATGGTGTTCGGCAAGCTGTTTGCCGAGGCGATCGAGAATGTCGATCGGAAATCGGTGGACGGCGTGCGCGCCGCGGGTGGCAGCGATACGCATGCGGTTCGGCTAGGCGTGTTCCCGCAAGTGCTGCCGGTCATGATCAGCCATGTGCTCTATTTCTTCGAGTCCAATGTCCGCTCGGCCACCATTCTGGGTATTGTCGGTGCGGGTGGCATCGGGCTGCAATTGTCGGATCGCATTCGCATCAACAACTGGCACGAGGCGGCCTTCATCATCCTGATGATCCTGGTCACCGTGGCGGTGATCGATGCGATCTCCATGCGCATTCGCGCCCGCATCATCAACGACAAGCCGAGTGCCTAG
- a CDS encoding LrgB family protein gives MTGSPAFDLWVYLAASPLLWLTLTIGVFLAAQYLARLSGFHTLVNPVLITIVLIVLVLQLTGTSYNTYFDGAQFIHFILGPATVALAVPLYRSRKLVRASALPILAALAVGAPFAMLSATGIALLLGAAQQIVLALVPKSVTAGIAVGIAGEIGGEPALTAVLVISTGILGAIIVTPLMNALRITDYAARGFAAGLTSHGIGTARAFQVNSVAGTFAGLAMALNGLATAFLAPLIFRTLFGA, from the coding sequence ATGACCGGCTCTCCCGCCTTCGACCTCTGGGTCTATCTCGCCGCTAGTCCGCTGCTGTGGCTGACGCTCACCATCGGCGTCTTCCTGGCGGCCCAATACCTCGCCAGGCTCAGCGGCTTTCACACGCTGGTCAATCCGGTGCTCATCACCATTGTGCTGATCGTCCTGGTCCTGCAACTGACCGGCACCAGCTACAATACCTATTTCGATGGCGCCCAGTTCATCCATTTCATCCTCGGGCCGGCGACTGTGGCGTTGGCCGTGCCGCTCTACCGCAGCCGCAAGCTGGTCCGAGCCTCGGCGCTGCCAATCCTGGCCGCACTCGCGGTTGGCGCGCCCTTCGCCATGCTCTCGGCCACCGGCATTGCCCTGCTGCTGGGCGCGGCGCAGCAGATTGTCCTGGCGCTGGTGCCGAAATCGGTCACGGCAGGCATTGCCGTCGGTATTGCTGGCGAGATCGGCGGTGAACCGGCACTGACAGCCGTGCTCGTCATCTCCACCGGCATTCTGGGCGCTATCATCGTCACCCCGCTGATGAACGCGCTGAGGATTACCGACTATGCCGCACGTGGCTTCGCTGCCGGCCTCACCTCGCACGGCATCGGCACTGCCCGAGCCTTTCAGGTGAACTCGGTCGCCGGCACCTTCGCCGGCCTGGCCATGGCCCTCAATGGCCTTGCGACCGCGTTCCTCGCACCACTGATCTTCCGCACGCTGTTCGGTGCCTAG
- a CDS encoding metal-dependent hydrolase family protein yields the protein MTSSYLFTGGRVLDANEGALYDGLDVLVTGDRIVAVGNSVVAPSDTVEIALGGRTLMPGLIDCHVHVVAETLDLWSNMTAPSSLAALRSARVMNEALLRGFTTLRDLGGADYGLVRAVNEGVIAGPRLVICGRGLTTTGGHADLRTRTDDRPGIFSDRLGSMGLIVDGVDNVRAACRTMIKEGANFIKVMANGGVSSPNDPIHSIQYSRDEILAMVEEADNAGLYVSAHVYTDRAIGRCVELGVHSLEHCNLIEPETARAAAAKGCIAVPTLVAYDALAIEGEALGLGAAEFAKIETVRSGGLRSLEIMRDAGLPMAFGSDLLGQLRKYHCMEFELLAKVLTPPEIIRSATTIGALLCRLEGEAGVIATGASADLLVVDGDPLSDISLLQGDGAHMSAIMTRGQFAKNRLN from the coding sequence ATGACGTCGAGCTATCTCTTCACCGGTGGGCGCGTTCTCGATGCGAACGAAGGCGCTCTCTATGACGGCCTCGATGTGCTGGTCACCGGTGATCGCATCGTTGCCGTCGGCAACTCGGTCGTGGCGCCATCCGACACGGTCGAGATCGCCCTTGGCGGCCGCACCCTGATGCCGGGCCTCATCGACTGCCACGTTCATGTCGTCGCCGAGACGCTCGACCTCTGGTCCAACATGACGGCCCCGTCGTCGCTGGCCGCCCTGCGTTCGGCCCGTGTGATGAACGAGGCGCTGCTACGGGGCTTCACCACTTTGCGCGATCTGGGCGGCGCCGATTACGGCCTGGTTCGGGCCGTCAACGAGGGCGTCATTGCCGGACCGCGCCTCGTCATCTGCGGCAGGGGGCTGACCACGACAGGCGGCCATGCCGATCTGCGCACCCGGACCGATGACCGCCCGGGCATATTCTCCGATCGCCTCGGTTCGATGGGCCTCATCGTCGATGGTGTCGACAATGTGCGTGCTGCCTGTCGCACCATGATCAAGGAGGGCGCCAACTTCATCAAGGTCATGGCCAATGGCGGCGTATCCTCGCCCAACGACCCGATCCATTCCATCCAGTACTCGCGCGATGAAATCCTCGCCATGGTCGAGGAAGCCGATAATGCGGGGCTCTATGTCTCGGCCCACGTCTATACCGATCGCGCCATTGGCCGCTGCGTCGAACTCGGCGTGCATTCGCTCGAGCACTGCAACCTCATTGAGCCAGAAACCGCTCGTGCCGCTGCTGCCAAGGGCTGTATCGCCGTGCCCACCTTGGTCGCTTACGATGCCCTCGCCATCGAAGGCGAAGCCCTCGGTCTCGGCGCCGCCGAATTTGCCAAGATCGAAACCGTCCGCAGCGGCGGTCTGCGCTCGCTCGAAATCATGCGCGATGCCGGCCTGCCCATGGCTTTCGGCTCCGACCTGCTGGGCCAATTGCGCAAGTATCACTGCATGGAGTTCGAGCTTCTCGCCAAGGTGCTAACCCCGCCTGAGATCATCCGCTCCGCCACCACGATCGGTGCCCTGCTGTGCCGGCTGGAGGGTGAGGCCGGCGTTATCGCTACCGGCGCTTCCGCTGACCTTTTGGTTGTCGACGGCGATCCGCTGAGCGACATTTCCCTGTTGCAGGGCGACGGCGCTCATATGTCGGCGATCATGACCCGCGGTCAGTTCGCCAAGAACCGGTTGAACTGA
- a CDS encoding CidA/LrgA family protein produces the protein MLFGLFVLLACQLAGEVIARGLGLPIPGPVIGIVLLFALLTIHGRMKQAEKAEQGDVAKAADGLLANLGLVFVPAGVGISQHYQLIFDNGIALIAALVVSTALTLIVTVLVFRAVSRLVTREENPS, from the coding sequence ATGCTATTCGGGCTGTTCGTCCTGTTGGCCTGCCAGCTTGCCGGTGAGGTGATTGCCCGTGGGCTGGGACTGCCCATTCCGGGCCCGGTCATCGGCATCGTCCTGCTTTTCGCGCTGCTCACTATCCACGGCCGGATGAAACAGGCCGAAAAGGCCGAGCAGGGCGACGTCGCCAAGGCAGCCGATGGTCTCCTCGCCAATCTGGGCCTGGTCTTCGTCCCCGCCGGCGTCGGCATTTCGCAGCACTACCAGCTCATTTTCGACAATGGCATTGCCCTTATCGCGGCGCTCGTTGTCTCGACGGCGCTGACGCTGATCGTCACCGTGCTCGTGTTCCGGGCCGTTAGCCGCCTCGTCACGCGGGAGGAGAACCCGTCATGA